In the Clostridium sporogenes genome, one interval contains:
- a CDS encoding LytTR family DNA-binding domain-containing protein, which translates to MLKLAICDDEKSQREEIVGIIDKALRLKNKQYKIFQFNTGEDLISLTNNFDIYFLDIKMDKLTGIEVAKKIRLINEQAVIVFITGLKDYVFDAFDVRAFHYILKPIDENKLKDVLYSALLQFDKKDKFIIAKTISHATKIFLKDIMYIESQHRKLKIHTKNNIIEYYHKISDIEKELYGYNFFRCHKSYIVNLKYVESYDNIFITLINSEKIYVSKYRLDDFSKAFMYYLKNEVQ; encoded by the coding sequence ATGCTAAAGTTAGCTATTTGTGATGATGAAAAATCCCAAAGAGAAGAAATAGTAGGTATTATTGATAAAGCTTTACGATTAAAAAACAAACAGTATAAAATATTTCAATTTAATACTGGAGAAGATTTAATATCCTTAACGAATAATTTTGATATATATTTTTTAGATATAAAAATGGATAAATTAACAGGCATAGAAGTTGCAAAAAAAATTAGACTTATAAATGAACAAGCAGTTATTGTATTTATAACAGGCCTTAAAGATTACGTTTTTGATGCATTTGATGTAAGAGCTTTTCATTATATTTTAAAACCTATTGATGAAAATAAACTTAAGGATGTTTTATATTCAGCTTTATTGCAGTTTGATAAAAAGGATAAGTTTATTATTGCTAAAACAATTAGCCATGCTACTAAAATTTTTCTTAAAGATATAATGTACATAGAATCACAACATAGGAAGCTAAAAATCCATACTAAAAACAATATTATTGAATATTACCATAAAATATCTGATATTGAAAAAGAACTTTATGGATATAATTTTTTTAGATGTCATAAGAGTTATATTGTAAATTTAAAGTATGTTGAAAGCTATGATAATATATTTATAACCTTAATAAACTCTGAAAAAATATATGTTTCAAAATATAGATTAGATGATTTTTCAAAAGCTTTTATGTATTATTTGAAAAATGAGGTCCAGTAG
- a CDS encoding GHKL domain-containing protein — protein MKKQQVLQISRFLSGYLTMIFLYIIKYYFYKNFLGFKSKVWHFILCALLVIVIDFYMMKTLPLLSIIIINNIIWLLIICFLCNGNFLMKFYAVILEETALLLINLSFLSFDFTILPTIHNINVSFNKHIIISSMINIINDLIRYTILFIFLKNICKFLNLKEKSIKLYENLFLLIPCLSIYCLGLIFYIIQPINIDNKRYYLPYIFPKIYYTLPFISFSLLLSLLIMAYTFKKMIEGQLEEEKSLLMEQQFKLQLTHSHNIEMLYKGIRVIIHDMNNHVSCLKNLAATNNIEDIKKYLININETISKLDFKIKTGNSISDAVINEKYNIARTNKIEFICDLLLPKETILEPVDLCVILSNTLDNALEACMKITDNNLPKKICIKSYIKNMYLIIEVSNSTKDKIQYSKNKIVSSKNDKNNHGIGISNIETVAKKYNGTIDILEEKHKFIINIMLKIK, from the coding sequence ATGAAAAAACAACAAGTATTACAGATTTCTAGATTTTTATCAGGATATTTAACAATGATTTTTCTATACATAATCAAATATTATTTTTATAAGAATTTTTTAGGATTTAAAAGTAAAGTTTGGCATTTTATTTTATGTGCTTTATTAGTAATAGTTATTGATTTTTATATGATGAAAACATTGCCCCTATTATCTATTATAATTATAAATAATATAATTTGGCTACTAATTATATGTTTTTTATGTAATGGTAACTTCTTAATGAAATTTTATGCTGTTATCCTTGAAGAAACAGCATTACTACTTATCAATCTAAGTTTTTTAAGCTTTGATTTTACAATTTTGCCTACTATTCATAACATTAATGTATCTTTTAATAAACATATAATTATTAGTTCTATGATCAATATTATTAATGATCTTATACGTTATACTATATTATTTATATTTTTAAAGAACATTTGTAAATTTCTAAATTTAAAAGAAAAGTCAATAAAATTATATGAAAACTTATTTTTGCTCATTCCTTGTTTATCAATTTATTGTTTAGGACTTATTTTTTATATTATTCAACCTATTAATATTGATAATAAAAGATACTATTTGCCTTATATTTTTCCTAAAATTTATTATACTCTCCCCTTTATAAGTTTTTCTTTATTGTTATCATTATTAATTATGGCTTATACCTTTAAAAAAATGATTGAAGGCCAATTAGAGGAAGAGAAAAGCCTTCTCATGGAACAACAATTTAAGCTACAGCTTACTCATAGCCACAACATAGAAATGCTTTATAAAGGGATAAGAGTCATAATCCATGACATGAATAATCATGTTTCCTGTTTAAAAAATTTAGCTGCTACTAATAATATTGAAGATATAAAAAAATATCTTATAAATATTAATGAAACCATAAGTAAACTTGATTTTAAAATAAAAACAGGCAATTCTATATCCGATGCAGTGATAAATGAAAAATATAACATTGCTAGAACTAATAAAATAGAGTTTATATGTGATTTGCTATTACCAAAAGAAACCATATTAGAGCCTGTAGATTTATGCGTTATTTTAAGTAACACATTGGATAATGCCCTTGAAGCCTGTATGAAAATTACAGATAATAATCTTCCAAAAAAAATATGTATAAAATCTTACATAAAAAATATGTATTTAATAATTGAAGTTTCTAATAGCACTAAAGATAAAATTCAATATTCTAAAAATAAAATAGTGAGCTCAAAAAACGATAAAAATAATCATGGTATAGGAATTTCTAATATAGAAACTGTTGCAAAAAAATATAATGGCACAATTGATATACTAGAAGAAAAACATAAATTTATTATTAATATCATGCTTAAGATAAAATAA
- a CDS encoding siderophore ABC transporter substrate-binding protein yields the protein MNKKVWTIVGILIVFIVGGTLIFRPKENKKEEASNVDIKITHKLGEATLKKNPKKVVVFDYGTLDSLDKMGVEVKGLPKSNVPSYLSKYKDDKYTDVGTLFEPNYEKLNELKPDVIFISGRQAKVYKELNKIAPTIQFNVDDGKYMESVKGNLEKLGKIFDKEDFVEAEVKKLDDSVKSIHEEVNKSGKKALVLLANDGALSAYGKGSRFGIIHEELGFPLSDENIDTAVHGQKISFEYVVEKNPDYIFVIDRGAVVQGGHKSINKILENDLIKTTTAYKNKKIISLNPELWYISSGGIVSTTEMLKEIKEAIK from the coding sequence ATGAATAAAAAAGTTTGGACAATAGTAGGAATTTTAATAGTATTCATTGTTGGTGGAACTTTAATTTTTAGACCTAAAGAAAATAAAAAAGAGGAAGCTAGCAATGTAGATATCAAGATTACTCATAAGCTTGGAGAAGCAACATTAAAAAAGAATCCTAAAAAAGTAGTAGTTTTTGATTATGGTACTTTAGATTCTTTAGATAAAATGGGAGTAGAAGTAAAAGGGCTTCCAAAGTCAAATGTACCAAGCTATTTATCAAAATATAAAGATGATAAGTATACAGATGTAGGAACTTTATTTGAACCTAATTATGAAAAGCTAAATGAACTTAAACCAGATGTAATATTTATATCAGGGAGACAAGCTAAAGTGTATAAAGAACTTAATAAAATAGCACCTACAATACAATTTAATGTAGATGATGGAAAATATATGGAGTCAGTTAAAGGTAATTTAGAAAAGTTAGGAAAGATATTTGATAAAGAAGATTTTGTAGAAGCTGAAGTTAAGAAACTTGATGATTCAGTAAAATCTATACATGAGGAAGTTAATAAAAGTGGAAAAAAAGCTTTGGTGCTTTTAGCTAATGATGGAGCATTAAGTGCTTATGGAAAGGGATCAAGATTTGGTATTATACACGAAGAACTAGGATTTCCACTTTCAGATGAAAATATAGATACAGCAGTTCACGGTCAAAAAATATCTTTTGAATATGTGGTAGAAAAAAATCCAGATTATATTTTTGTTATTGATAGAGGTGCTGTTGTACAAGGTGGACATAAGTCAATAAATAAAATATTAGAAAATGATCTAATAAAAACTACAACTGCATATAAAAATAAAAAGATTATTTCATTAAATCCAGAACTTTGGTATATATCATCAGGCGGCATAGTGTCTACTACTGAAATGTTAAAGGAAATAAAAGAGGCTATTAAGTAA
- a CDS encoding ATP-binding cassette domain-containing protein yields MIKIKNVTKKYGNKNVIDNVSLNIEKGKITSFIGPNGAGKSTLLSIISRLITKDEGQVFIEGTEVSKWDNKSLAKKISILKQSNHTNIRLTIKELVSFGRFPYCNGNLSSEDLQYVDDAIGYLELKDIENKYLDELSGGQRQRAYIAMIVAQNTDYILLDEPLNNLDMKHSVQIMKILKRLVKERNKTVILVIHDINFASCYSDYIVALKNGTIVSEGNTNQIINKSILSNIYEMDFKIKDIENQKICVYF; encoded by the coding sequence ATGATAAAAATAAAAAATGTAACAAAGAAGTATGGGAATAAGAATGTCATAGATAACGTATCTTTAAATATAGAAAAAGGAAAGATAACTTCTTTTATTGGACCCAATGGAGCAGGGAAAAGCACTTTGCTTTCTATAATAAGTCGTCTTATAACTAAAGATGAAGGGCAGGTATTTATAGAGGGAACAGAGGTTTCAAAATGGGACAATAAAAGTTTGGCAAAGAAAATTTCTATATTAAAGCAATCTAATCATACAAATATAAGGCTGACAATTAAGGAGTTGGTAAGCTTTGGAAGATTTCCTTATTGCAATGGTAATCTTTCTTCAGAAGACTTACAATATGTTGATGATGCCATAGGATATTTAGAACTTAAGGATATAGAAAATAAATATTTAGATGAATTAAGTGGTGGGCAAAGACAAAGAGCTTATATAGCAATGATAGTTGCTCAAAATACAGACTATATATTGTTAGATGAGCCATTAAACAATTTAGATATGAAACATTCAGTACAGATTATGAAAATTTTAAAAAGGTTAGTTAAAGAGCGAAATAAAACAGTTATTTTAGTAATACATGATATTAATTTTGCATCCTGTTATTCAGATTATATAGTTGCTTTAAAAAATGGAACTATTGTAAGTGAGGGCAATACTAATCAAATTATAAATAAAAGTATTTTAAGTAATATATATGAAATGGACTTTAAGATTAAAGATATAGAAAATCAAAAAATTTGTGTATATTTCTAA
- a CDS encoding iron chelate uptake ABC transporter family permease subunit produces MKCRRRIVLLGVFSIALILLFIFTGISKGNYDYVLPRRILKILAISLTAGSIAFSSMIFQTITNNRILTPSVLGLDSLYIFIQTFVVFIFGSNSKVVMNNNFNFLISIIFMVIFSMILYKCLFKREDNNIFFLLLTGLILGTLFQSLAAFMQTIIDPNAFLVIQDKMFASFNKINTDVLLISIIGILLIIAYVYDYVKVLDVMLLGRAESINLGVSYDKVVKKMLIVVSILVSISTALVGPITFLGLLSVNLTYEFIDTYKHKYLIVGSVFISIIALVGGQLLVERFLNFGTTLSVIINFIGGIYFMYLLLKESEL; encoded by the coding sequence ATGAAGTGTAGAAGACGTATAGTTTTATTAGGTGTTTTTTCTATAGCTCTTATACTATTATTTATATTCACAGGTATAAGTAAGGGTAATTATGATTATGTATTGCCAAGAAGAATTTTAAAGATATTAGCTATATCATTAACAGCAGGCTCAATAGCTTTTTCTTCAATGATATTTCAAACTATAACTAATAATAGAATATTAACTCCTAGTGTATTAGGATTAGATTCATTATATATATTTATACAAACTTTTGTAGTATTTATTTTTGGATCTAATAGTAAGGTTGTCATGAACAACAACTTTAATTTTCTTATATCAATCATTTTTATGGTTATATTTTCAATGATTTTATACAAGTGTTTATTTAAACGAGAAGATAATAATATATTTTTCTTACTTTTAACAGGATTGATATTAGGAACGCTATTTCAAAGTTTAGCAGCTTTTATGCAGACAATAATAGATCCTAATGCATTTTTAGTAATACAAGATAAGATGTTTGCTAGTTTTAATAAGATAAATACTGATGTTCTTCTTATATCTATTATAGGAATATTACTTATTATAGCCTATGTATATGATTATGTGAAAGTTTTAGATGTAATGCTGTTAGGAAGGGCAGAGTCAATAAATTTAGGCGTTTCCTATGATAAAGTTGTAAAAAAAATGCTTATAGTAGTTTCAATATTAGTATCTATATCTACAGCATTAGTTGGACCTATAACTTTTTTAGGATTGCTTTCTGTAAATCTTACCTACGAGTTTATAGATACATATAAGCATAAATATCTAATTGTAGGTTCTGTATTCATAAGCATTATAGCTTTAGTTGGTGGACAACTTCTTGTTGAAAGATTTTTAAATTTTGGTACAACATTAAGTGTAATTATAAATTTCATTGGAGGAATTTATTTCATGTATCTACTTTTAAAGGAGAGCGAACTATGA
- a CDS encoding ABC transporter permease, with protein sequence MKKRYLILTLIILSIASIFIGVKDISFLDIFKADDIKLKVLLIGRIPRLISIIIVGATMSISGLIMQQISRNKFVSPDTASTVDSAKLGILVALMIFPSATITEKMIVSFIFSLIGTFLFMKILKKIKAKNSIFIPLVGIMLGNIIDSITTFFAYKYDLIQSIASWLQGDFSLIIKGNYELIYLSLPIVVIAFIYANKFTVAGMGEDFSKNLGVNYNRIINIGLIIVALISSLVVITVGKIPFLGLIVPNIVTLYKGDNLKNSIWSTALLGAVFLLICDILGRLIIYPYEISIGLVVGVIGSIVFLYLLFRRNGNEV encoded by the coding sequence ATGAAAAAGAGATATTTAATTTTGACATTGATTATTTTATCTATTGCTTCAATATTTATAGGAGTTAAAGATATTAGTTTTCTAGATATATTTAAAGCAGATGATATTAAGCTTAAAGTATTGTTAATTGGTAGGATTCCAAGACTTATAAGTATTATTATTGTAGGAGCTACTATGAGTATATCAGGACTTATTATGCAGCAGATAAGTAGGAATAAATTCGTATCACCAGATACAGCTTCAACTGTAGATAGTGCAAAGCTTGGAATTCTAGTTGCTTTGATGATATTTCCTTCAGCAACTATTACTGAAAAAATGATAGTTTCTTTCATATTTTCTTTGATAGGTACATTCTTATTTATGAAAATTTTAAAGAAAATAAAAGCTAAAAATTCTATATTTATACCTCTTGTGGGTATAATGCTTGGTAATATAATAGATTCCATAACTACGTTTTTTGCATATAAATATGATCTTATTCAAAGCATTGCATCTTGGCTTCAAGGTGACTTTTCATTGATTATAAAAGGTAATTATGAACTTATATATTTAAGTTTACCCATTGTAGTTATAGCATTTATTTATGCCAATAAATTTACAGTGGCTGGGATGGGAGAAGATTTTTCTAAGAATTTAGGTGTTAATTATAATAGGATTATAAATATAGGACTTATAATAGTAGCATTAATATCTTCGCTAGTGGTTATTACTGTAGGGAAAATACCATTTTTAGGACTTATAGTACCTAATATAGTTACTCTTTATAAAGGAGATAATTTAAAAAATAGTATTTGGAGTACAGCATTACTTGGTGCAGTATTTCTTTTGATATGTGACATATTAGGTAGATTAATTATTTACCCTTATGAAATATCTATAGGACTTGTGGTTGGAGTTATAGGAAGTATAGTATTCCTTTATCTCTTATTTAGGAGGAATGGTAATGAAGTGTAG
- a CDS encoding AraC family transcriptional regulator, with amino-acid sequence MCDANKHICSVAEKFFLCTNIPIKAFSYKDDLITSTGYNYIFQNLFDDNNIYEKLDNDSMAENGYCTIDINLLSDVQFTAFYICHKSIHRGVYIIGPYSSSKGNKDSIPYKPLGCIPHLISLLRNIALDSKYIKEKVLTCKTPNNLHIRKAMDLLDANYSEDITLDNISKYLNINKSYFCSILKKETGKTFSQLINEIRIEKSKELLVKNDLSILEIALSVGFNNQNYFSSTFKKFNNKTPIEFRNENFIVQ; translated from the coding sequence TTGTGTGATGCAAATAAACATATATGTTCTGTAGCTGAAAAGTTCTTTTTATGTACTAATATTCCAATAAAAGCTTTTAGTTATAAAGATGATTTAATAACTTCTACAGGATACAACTATATTTTTCAAAACCTATTTGATGACAATAATATATATGAAAAATTAGATAATGATTCTATGGCTGAGAATGGTTATTGTACTATAGACATTAATCTCTTAAGTGATGTTCAATTTACAGCTTTTTATATTTGTCATAAAAGCATTCATCGAGGTGTATATATAATAGGTCCATATTCCTCATCTAAGGGAAATAAGGATAGTATACCTTATAAACCACTTGGTTGTATTCCTCATTTAATTTCTCTTTTAAGAAATATAGCCTTAGATAGTAAATACATCAAAGAAAAAGTCCTTACCTGTAAAACACCAAATAATCTTCATATTAGAAAAGCTATGGATCTTTTAGATGCCAATTATAGTGAAGATATAACTTTAGACAATATTTCTAAATATCTAAATATAAATAAATCTTATTTTTGTTCTATATTAAAGAAAGAAACAGGTAAAACTTTTTCTCAGCTTATAAATGAAATTAGAATAGAAAAAAGTAAAGAACTTTTAGTGAAAAATGATTTATCCATATTAGAAATTGCTCTTTCTGTTGGATTTAATAATCAAAATTATTTTAGTTCAACTTTTAAAAAATTTAATAATAAAACCCCTATTGAATTTAGAAACGAAAACTTTATAGTTCAATAA
- a CDS encoding M15 family metallopeptidase, whose amino-acid sequence MRNIKEKKRILRRVNFIVIIVIILCTMQITSNKYNRSLESKKIQIVKENKNNSNKNNNQQTVKNKSNNKNNNDSKDDSKNNNQEITKNESNSKNNKKQNLKQNLLLVNRENKLDEDYFPRDLTVPNVRFLGNRNFQIKRLRRVASEALENLFQEAKKENITLLGVSGYRNYNYQINVYNNSVHRNGKEHADKYVAQPGSSEHQTGLAMDIVSTEYINLDEDFVNTKAYKWLKENCYKYGFIIRYPEEKEYITGYKFEPWHIRYVGVEVATEIMNRGITLEEYLQEIKGK is encoded by the coding sequence ATGAGAAATATAAAAGAGAAAAAACGAATATTAAGAAGAGTTAATTTTATAGTAATTATTGTTATAATATTATGTACTATGCAGATAACATCAAATAAATATAATAGAAGCCTAGAATCTAAAAAAATACAAATTGTTAAAGAAAATAAAAATAATAGTAATAAAAATAATAATCAGCAGACTGTTAAAAATAAATCTAATAATAAAAATAATAATGATAGTAAAGATGATAGTAAAAACAATAATCAGGAGATTACTAAAAATGAATCTAATAGTAAAAATAATAAAAAGCAAAATTTAAAACAAAACTTACTATTAGTAAATAGAGAAAATAAGCTAGATGAAGATTATTTTCCACGAGATCTTACTGTACCCAATGTAAGATTTTTAGGAAATAGAAATTTTCAAATAAAGAGATTGAGAAGAGTGGCAAGTGAAGCTTTAGAGAATCTTTTTCAAGAAGCTAAAAAAGAGAATATAACACTATTAGGGGTATCAGGATATAGAAACTATAATTACCAGATAAATGTTTATAATAATTCAGTTCATAGAAATGGGAAAGAGCATGCAGATAAATATGTTGCACAACCAGGATCTAGCGAACATCAAACAGGTTTAGCTATGGACATAGTTTCAACTGAATATATTAATTTAGATGAAGATTTTGTTAATACTAAAGCATATAAATGGCTTAAAGAAAATTGTTATAAGTATGGCTTTATAATTAGATATCCAGAGGAAAAAGAATATATTACTGGTTATAAATTTGAGCCATGGCATATAAGATATGTAGGTGTAGAAGTCGCTACAGAAATCATGAATAGAGGTATTACTTTAGAAGAATATTTACAAGAAATTAAAGGAAAATAA
- a CDS encoding ABC transporter ATP-binding protein, translating into MTLKIQGLSKSFDSLKVIDNLNIELKDGEVLAIVGPSGCGKSTILNIISGVIKEFNGKIGNNTKQIGYVFQEDRVLPWKTVYENIKIVNDESKKEEILKLIEEVGLKGFESYYPHKLSGGMRQRCAIARAFNYNCDLLLMDEPFKSLDYNLRIDMLKSLTNLWNKNKKSILFVTHEIDEALLIAHRILILSKRPTKVLKEIYIDENIGNRDLTCDNIIKFRKSIIELLM; encoded by the coding sequence ATGACTTTAAAAATACAAGGTTTGAGTAAAAGTTTTGATAGTCTTAAGGTAATAGACAATTTAAATATAGAACTAAAAGATGGCGAAGTATTAGCTATTGTTGGTCCCTCAGGATGTGGAAAGTCAACTATATTAAATATTATATCAGGTGTGATAAAGGAGTTTAATGGTAAAATTGGAAATAATACGAAACAAATAGGATATGTATTTCAAGAAGATAGAGTTTTGCCGTGGAAGACAGTATATGAAAATATAAAAATAGTTAATGATGAATCCAAAAAAGAAGAAATATTAAAGTTAATAGAAGAGGTGGGGTTAAAAGGATTTGAAAGTTATTATCCACATAAATTAAGTGGAGGAATGAGACAAAGATGTGCAATTGCAAGGGCATTTAATTATAATTGTGATTTATTACTTATGGATGAACCTTTTAAATCATTAGACTATAATTTACGAATAGATATGCTAAAAAGTTTAACAAATTTATGGAATAAAAACAAAAAATCTATATTATTTGTTACCCATGAAATAGATGAGGCATTATTAATAGCTCATAGGATTTTGATTCTATCAAAAAGACCTACAAAGGTTTTAAAAGAAATATATATAGATGAAAATATAGGTAATAGGGATTTAACTTGTGATAATATTATAAAATTTAGGAAAAGTATAATTGAATTATTAATGTGA
- a CDS encoding ABC transporter permease subunit, with product MVNNKYRVVSIILILILWELLAYIYSPLVIPNIKFVFKALIEILSNKESLKQIIVTTKRLTIALGISITLGSILGLLIGSSKKLLIIFKPILSIMQSVPPISWLVLAIIWFGLEGKASIFIVVISTLPMMIINLIEGINNVDCKLIEMGKVFKFSKQKMIINVMIPSIVPYFQSALQIVIGLGWKIVIMGEVLSSSNGIGGEITNARLNIETNYIFAWTIIIVLLFYGTDKLILYIFNKKLKGDRYDFKNTRFE from the coding sequence ATGGTAAATAACAAATACAGAGTGGTTTCTATTATACTTATTTTAATTCTATGGGAACTATTAGCATATATTTATTCTCCACTGGTAATACCTAATATAAAGTTTGTATTTAAGGCTCTTATAGAGATATTAAGTAACAAGGAATCTCTTAAACAAATAATTGTAACAACAAAAAGGTTAACTATAGCCTTGGGTATATCAATAACCTTAGGTAGTATTTTGGGATTACTAATAGGGAGTTCGAAAAAATTATTAATTATATTTAAACCAATACTTAGTATTATGCAATCAGTACCGCCAATATCTTGGTTGGTACTAGCCATAATATGGTTTGGATTAGAAGGAAAGGCCTCTATATTTATTGTAGTAATTTCAACTTTACCTATGATGATAATAAATTTGATTGAAGGTATTAATAATGTGGATTGTAAATTAATAGAAATGGGTAAGGTTTTTAAATTTTCCAAACAAAAGATGATAATAAATGTAATGATACCTTCTATAGTTCCATATTTTCAATCAGCCCTCCAAATAGTAATAGGATTAGGATGGAAGATAGTTATTATGGGAGAGGTTTTAAGTTCAAGTAATGGTATAGGTGGAGAAATTACAAATGCAAGACTAAATATAGAAACTAATTATATTTTTGCATGGACAATAATAATAGTTTTATTATTTTATGGAACAGATAAATTAATATTATATATATTTAATAAAAAATTAAAAGGTGACAGATATGACTTTAAAAATACAAGGTTTGAGTAA
- a CDS encoding ABC transporter substrate-binding protein, with product MKKNSCFMILLAICLFLVGCGNTSSQKQDSKKEIVINIGAPKAPPTLPILRMIDQNVLGDNVKINLEFWNTPEQVIAMTQDGKHDMFALPLTVAAKLYNKKANIKLTNVNTWGVTYFVSSDKNIKNWSDLKGKMVYVPLKSSPPDIMTQYFMESNNLKVGKDVQIKYSSTQEIGQLLKASKIENAVNIEPQVTASLMGNKNLEIKFNYNEEWKKIKGKDKNIPNAGIGATAKFIENNPEVVKNFEKEYEKALKWVLENPKDAAKLAETKLGLKKEIVEKAIPNFGLEYKNSRNAKEDLKSFYELLYKFDLKTIGGKVPSEDFYYGK from the coding sequence GTGAAAAAAAATAGTTGTTTCATGATTTTGTTAGCTATATGTTTATTTTTAGTAGGTTGTGGAAATACTTCATCTCAAAAACAAGATAGTAAAAAAGAGATAGTTATAAATATAGGAGCGCCTAAAGCACCTCCAACATTGCCAATACTTAGAATGATTGATCAAAATGTATTAGGGGATAATGTTAAAATAAATTTAGAATTTTGGAATACACCAGAGCAAGTAATTGCAATGACTCAAGATGGTAAACATGATATGTTTGCATTGCCTCTTACAGTAGCAGCTAAACTTTATAATAAAAAAGCTAATATAAAATTAACTAATGTTAATACCTGGGGAGTTACATATTTTGTATCATCGGATAAAAATATAAAAAATTGGAGTGATTTAAAAGGTAAAATGGTTTATGTTCCTTTGAAATCATCACCACCGGATATAATGACTCAATATTTTATGGAATCAAATAATTTGAAGGTAGGTAAAGATGTACAAATTAAGTATTCAAGTACACAGGAAATAGGACAACTGTTAAAAGCATCTAAAATTGAAAATGCAGTTAATATAGAACCACAAGTTACTGCAAGTTTAATGGGAAATAAAAATTTAGAAATTAAATTCAATTATAATGAAGAATGGAAAAAAATTAAAGGAAAAGATAAAAATATTCCTAATGCAGGTATAGGAGCAACCGCTAAATTTATAGAGAATAATCCTGAAGTTGTGAAAAATTTTGAAAAAGAATATGAAAAAGCATTGAAGTGGGTTTTAGAGAATCCTAAAGATGCAGCAAAACTAGCAGAAACTAAATTAGGTTTGAAAAAAGAAATAGTAGAAAAAGCAATACCTAATTTTGGACTTGAATATAAGAATAGTAGAAATGCAAAGGAAGATTTAAAGTCTTTTTATGAATTATTATATAAATTTGACTTAAAAACAATTGGAGGAAAGGTACCAAGTGAAGACTTCTATTATGGTAAATAA
- a CDS encoding cupin domain-containing protein produces the protein MKGKFFKNVGFGEALTLKGEVEYADGQVVSKTLVQTENISITLFAFDKGEGISSHSAPGDAMVYVTEGEVTIHVGENEPVIVKEGEFIIMPANIPHALQAHEKFKMNLVVVKG, from the coding sequence ATGAAAGGTAAATTTTTTAAGAATGTAGGATTTGGAGAGGCTCTAACGCTAAAAGGAGAGGTTGAATATGCAGATGGACAAGTTGTTAGTAAAACCTTAGTTCAAACAGAAAATATAAGTATAACATTATTTGCTTTTGATAAAGGTGAGGGAATAAGTAGTCATTCTGCTCCAGGAGATGCAATGGTTTATGTTACAGAAGGAGAAGTAACAATACATGTAGGAGAAAATGAGCCTGTAATAGTTAAAGAAGGAGAATTTATAATAATGCCAGCCAATATTCCTCATGCACTACAAGCTCATGAAAAATTTAAGATGAATTTAGTGGTTGTTAAAGGCTAA